From the Lactobacillus sp. PV034 genome, the window ACACTATCTGATCTGAATGGGTCCTTTATGGCCTATTTAATCTTGGGTGTGCAAGACCTCAATTTTGGCATTATTCTTGTCATTGTAGCTCACTTTAAAAATGCAAGTTTGTTACTCTTAATTGAATTACTAGTGGTGTTAATTGCTGAGTTAATTTATATTAAAAGATATCCCCGCAAGTTTGAAAGACAGTTAAAAAATAAAACTACTAAATAAAATAAAAAAATACCTACTTAATTTGCCAGTAATCAGGCAGGATTAAGTAGGTATTTTAGTTTAATTATTTTTTGTCATTTTCACGTTTTTGCTTACCCGCATTACGTGAACGTAAATCCTTGTGAAGATTTTGATTAGAAAAAGTTGCTGAAACATCGTTGCCATTAGGGGTATTACCACCAACAATATCGGCAATTGTTTGTTTAGTAACTACTTCCTTAATTGGTTTGTTTTTTAATTCCTTATCAACTTCTTTTTTAACCTTTGGCATTAAGACAAAGGTAGTGATAATCTGTTGGATTACCATTACGACACCACCAGCGGCAAAGTAAAGCGCTAAGGCACCTGAATATGAAATGGCAAAGAAGAAAGTAATTAAAGGACTAATGAAGGCAGTGGTCTTCATGGTCTTTTTTTGTTCAGGTGACAAGCCAATCATTGAAAGGTAGGCTTGAATAACGTAAAGCAAGGTTGCGGCAATGGCTAGGGCGATTGAACGCTGACTCAAGGAAATACCGTAAAAGCTGGTGTGGGCTAATTTGTCAGAGTATGCTACAGCTTGGTAAATACCGGCCATAATTGGCAGCTGAATTAGG encodes:
- the yidC gene encoding membrane protein insertase YidC codes for the protein MKIKSKHLKVIALLGILMVFLSACTSKTTSGVLQAPTSGPYAWIYNLFGHPLQNIMLFVEAKIGGANGAGWAIVLITLVVQFIVLPLRLNQSYKMTKQQERTKRLQPQINLVQEAIKDPNLTQDQKMQISQLQMQIYRENNLSLIGGMGCLPLLIQLPIMAGIYQAVAYSDKLAHTSFYGISLSQRSIALAIAATLLYVIQAYLSMIGLSPEQKKTMKTTAFISPLITFFFAISYSGALALYFAAGGVVMVIQQIITTFVLMPKVKKEVDKELKNKPIKEVVTKQTIADIVGGNTPNGNDVSATFSNQNLHKDLRSRNAGKQKRENDKK